The genomic segment CTTGCCTTCAAAAAATCCCGCCCGATCGTCCCACTTCCGACGTTCTCCTCAAGGTGagcaggaaggggggggggaggggagggggggaggggaggggagacgagggggggggatgatggggaaggtccccccccaccaccaccccctttccTTGGGATGgtcccctccccccaaccccgcccCGAACCGAACCTCGGGGCCGTGTCCCCcaacccccttcccccctctcccctaaTGTCCCTTTTTGTcggcccctccccccgcccctttttttccccccccccctcccgcccctccccccagcaccggTTCCTCCTGCGGGAGCGGCCCCAGCGGGTGCTCTTGGATCTCATCCAGAGGACCAAAGACGCCGTCCGGGATCTCGACAACCTCCAGTAtcgcaaaatgaaaaaaatcctttttcaagaaaattcCGACGGGCCCGAACCgggcgaggaagaggaggtgagggggggggaggggaggggggggaggggttggCCCTTCCATAGGGACGTCCCCCCCCTGCGCCGGCGGTTTTGGGCACCTCCCGACGGGGCCGGGTCAGGTTCTCCTGAGGTTCTTGTGCTCCTCAGGGTCTTCTCCACACCTGTgggatgtccccagggtcccccgtCACCTCCTGGGGTCTTGGTCACCCCATGGCATGTCCCCTTTGTCACCTCCTGGGGTCTCGGTGACCTTCATGGAATGTTCTCCTGAGGTTCTTGTGCTCCTCAGGGTCTTCTCCACCCCCGTGAGACGTCCCCGgggtcccctgtcaccccccgggGTCTTGGTCACCCCCATGGCACGTCCCCGTCACCTCCTGGGGTCTTGGTCACCCCATGGCACGTCCCCTTTGTCACGTCCTGGGGTCTCAGTGACCTTCATGGAATGTTCTCCTGAGGTTCTTGTGCTCCTCAGGGTCTTCTCCGCCCCTGTGGGATGTCCCCGgggtcccctgtcaccccccgggGTCTTGGTCATCCTCGTCCCACGTCCCCTTTGTCACCTTCTGGGGTCTCGGTGACCTTCATGGAATGTTCTCCTGAGGTTCTTGTGCTCCTTGGGGTCTTCTCCACCCCTGTGAGACGTCCCCAAGGTCCTTATTGTCCCTGTCGGGTTCTTCGCCCCCACGGCATGTCCCCGTCACCTCCTGGGGTCTTGGTCACCCCATGGCACGTCCCCTTTGTCACCTCCTGGGGTCTTGGTGACCCTCATGGAATGTTTTCCTGAGGTTCTTGTGCTCCTTGGGGTCTTCTCCACCCTCATGGGACGTCCCTGGGGTCCTCGTTGTCCCCCTGGGCTCTTGGTCACCCCCGTGTCACTCCTTGAGGTCCTTCTTGACCCCCGtggcccatccccacgtcccgCCTTGGCTCGTGTTGACCCTCCATGGAGCATCTCTGAGGTTCTGGTTGACCCCCGTGGTCCATCCCCACGTCCTTGTCCCATCTGGGGGCTTCTTGTCCCCTCCTTGAGGTCCTTCTTGACCCCCGTGGCCCGTCCCCACGTCCTCGTCCCAgctggtgtccctgtgtcccctcctcgAGGTCCTTCTTGACCCCCATGGCCCATCCCCGCGTCCTCGTCCCACCTGGTGTCGCCGTGTCTCCCCGTGTCATCTCCTCGAGGTCCTCGTTGACCCCCGTGGCCCATCGCCACGTCCCACCTTGGCTCCTGTTGACCCTCCATGGAACATCTGTGAGGTTCTGGTTGACCCCCGTGGTCCGTCCCCACGTCCTCGTCCCAcctggtgtccccctgtcccctccttgaGCTCCTTCTTGACCCCCGtggcccatccccacgtcccaccttgGCTCCTGTTGACCTTCCAAGGAACATCTCTCAGGTTCTGGTTGATCTCCAtggcccatccccacgtcctTGTTCCacctggtgtccccgtgtcccctccttGAGGTCCTTCTTGACCCCCGtggcccatccccacgtcccaccttgGCTCCTGTTGACCCTCCATGGAACATCTGTGAGGTTCTGGTTGATCTCCATGGTCCATATCCTCATCCcacctggtgtccccatgtccctccatatCCCCTCCTCGAGGTCCTTCTTGACCCCCAtggcccatccccacgtcctcGTCCTAcctggtgtccctgtgtcccctcctcgAGGTCCTTCTTGACCCCCGTGGCCCATCCCCACGTTCCACCTTGGCTCTTGTTGACCCCCCATGGAACATCTCTGAGGTTCTGGTTGACGTCCACGGTCCATCCCCACGTCCTTGTCCCACCTGGGGGCTTCTTGTCCCCTCCGTGTCACCTCCTCGAGGTCCTTCTTGACCTCCATGGCCCATCGCCACGTCCCACCTTGGCTCCTGTTGACCCTCCATGGAACATGTCTGAGGTTCTGGTCGACCTCCACGGCCCGTCCCCACGTCCTTGTCCCACCTGGGGGCTTCTTGTCCCCCCTGTGTCACCTCCTCGAGGTCCTTCTTGACCCCTGTGGCCCATCCCCATGTCCTCGTCCCACCTGGTgtccccgtgtcgcctccttgaGCTCCTTCTTGATCCCCGtggcccatccccacgtcccaccttgGCTCCTGTTGATCCTCCATGGAACATCTCTCAGGTTCTGGTTGACCTCCAtggcccatccccacgtcctcGTCCCACCTGGTgtccccgtgtcgcctccttgaGCTCCTTCTTGACCCCCGtggcccatccccacgtcccaccttgGCTCCTGTTGACCCTCCATGGAACATCTGTGAGGTTCTGGTTGATCTCCATGGTCCATATCCTCATGCcacctggtgtccccatgtccccccatatCCCCTCCTCGAGGTCCTTCTTGACCCCCATGGCCCATCCCCATGTCCTCGTCCTacctggtgtccccgtgtcccctcctcgAGGTCCTTCTTGACCCCCGTGGCCCATCCCCACGTTCCACCTTGGCTCCTGTTGACCCTCCATGGAACATCTCTGAGGTTCTGGTTGACCCCCATGGTCCATCCCCACGTCCTCGTCCCACCTGGGGGCTTCTTGTCCCCGCGTGTCCCCTCCTTGAGGTCCTTCTTGACCTCCAtggcccatccccacgtcctcgtcccacctggtgtccccatgtccccctgtgtcccctcctcgAGGTCCTCGTTGACCCCTGtggcccatccccacgtcctcGTCCCACCTGGTGTCTCCTCCTCGAGCTCCTTCTTGATCCCCGtggcccatccccacgtcccaccttgGCTCCTGTTGACCCTCCATGGAACATCTCTGAGGTTCTGGTTGAGCTCCAtggcccatccccacgtcctcGTCCCATCGGGGAGCTTCTTGTCCCCCTGCGTCCCCTCTTCGGGGTCCTTCTTGACCCCCGtggcccatccccacgtcctcGTCCCacctggtgtccccgtgtcccctccttGAGCTCCTTCTTGACCCCCGtggcccatccccacgtcccaccttgGCTCCTGTTGACCCTCCATGGAACATCTCTGAGGTTCTGGTCGACCTCCACGGCCCGTCCCCACGTCCTCGTCCCACCTGGGGGCTTCTTGTCCCCCCTGTGTCACCTCCTCGAGGTCCTTCTTGACCCCCGtggcccatccccacgtcctcGTCCCACCTGGTGTCCCCGTGTTGCCTCCTTGAGCTCCTTCTTGACCCCCGtggcccatccccacgtcccaccttgGCTCCTGTTGACCCTCCATGGAACATCTCTGAGGTTCTGGTTGACCTCCAtggcccatccccacgtcctTGTTCCacctggtgtccccgtgtccccccgtgtcccctccttGAGATCTTTCTTGGCCCCCAtggcccatccccacgtcccaccttgGCTCCTGTTGACCCTCCATGGAACATCTCTGAGGTTCTGGTCGACCTCCACGGCCCGTCCCCACGTCCTCGTCCCACCTGGGGGCTTCTTGTCCCCCCTGTGTCACCTCCTCGAGGTCCTTCTTGACCCCCGtggcccatccccacgtcctcGTCCCACCTGGTGTCCCCGTGTTGCCTCCTTGAGCTCCTTCTTGACCCCCGtggcccatccccacgtcccaccttgGCTCCTGTTGACCCTCCATGGAACATCTCTGAGGTTCTGGTTGACCTCCAtggcccatccccacgtcctTGTTCCacctggtgtccccgtgtccccccgtgtcccctccttGAGATCTTTCTTGGCCCCCAtggcccatccccacgtcccaccttgGCTCCTGTTGACCCTCCATGGAACATCTCTGAGGTTCTGGTCGACCTTCATGGCCCGTCCCCACGTCCTCGTCCCACCTGGGGGCttcttgtccccccccccccccgaaccccggGTCACCTCCTCGAGGTCCCCACCCCAcggtcgtgtgtgtgtgtgtccgtccccaCCCCCCAGGAGGCGGAGCCCTTCCTGCAGCGGGCGGGGACGGTGGGCAGCATGGAGAGCGGCCACTCGGTGCCCAGCATGTCCATCAGCGCctccagccagagcagcagcGTCAACAGCTTGGCCGACCcctccgaggaggaggaggaggaggaggaggggggggaggaagaggaagagcaggaggaggaggaggagcaccaggaggaggaggaggaggaaggcctcGAGCTGGCCATGATGCAGGAGGGGGAGCACACGGTCACCTCCAACAGCTCCGTCATCCAGCGCTTGCCCGTGAGTTGGGGggcggtggccgggggggggaacGGACGGCGGGATGGGGGGCCACCACCGGGGGGAGGTTCTCATGGGGGGCCACCACCATACGGAGCTCTCAAGGGTGTGGGGCCACCACCGGGGGGGAGGTTCTCATGGGGGGCCACCACCATGGGGAGCTCTCAAGGGTGTGGGGCCGCCACCGTGGGGAGGTTCTCATGGGGGGCCGCCACCGTGGGGAGGTTCTCACGGGGGGCCACCACCGTGGGGAGCTCTCAAGGGTGTGGGGCCACCACCGTGGGGAGGTTCTCATGGGGGGCCACCACCGTGGGGAGCTCTCAAGGGTGTGGGGCCACCACCGGGGGGAGGTTCTCATAGGGGGCCACCACTGTAGGGAGGTCTGGGAGATGGGGGGCCACCACCACGGGGAGGTTCCGATGGGGGCCCACCACCGTAGGGAGGTCTAAGGGTGTGGGGCCACCACCGGGGAGAGGTTCTGATGGGGGCCCACCACCATGGGGAGACCTCGGGGAGGTCCCTTTTGGGAGTCCACCACCCTGAGAAGGTTCCAATGGGGGTCCACCACCCCAAGAAGGTCCTGATGGGGGTCCACCACCCCAAGAAGGTCCTGATGGGGGTCCACCACCCCAAGAAGGTCCTGATGGGGGTCCACCACCATGGGGAGACCCCGGGGAGGTCCCTGATGGGGGTCCATCACCCTGAGGAGGTCCATCACCCTGAGGAGGTCCCGATGGGGTTCCACCACCCTGGGGAGACCCTGGGGAGGCCCCTGTTGGGGGTCCACCACCCTGAGAAGGTCCTGATGGGGGTCCACCGCCATGGGGAGACCCTGGGGAGGTCCCTGATGGGGGTCCATCACCCTGAGGAAGTCCCGATGAGGGTCCACGACCATGGGGAGACCCTGGGGACATCCTGATGGGGTTCCACCACCCTGGGGAGACCCTGGGGAGGCCCCTGTTGTGGGGTCCACCACCCTGAGAAGGTCCCGATGGGGTTCCACCGCCATGGGGAGACCCCGGGGAGGTCCCCGTTGAGGGTCCACCACCCTGGGGACGTCCTGATGGGGGTCCACCACCCTGGGGACGTCCTGATGGGGGCCCATCACCCTGGGGAGACCCTGGGGACGTCCTGATGGGGTTCCACCACCCTGGGGAGACCCTAGGGAGGCCCCTGTTGTGGGGTCCACCACCCTGAGAAGGTCCCGATGGGGTTCCACCGCCATGGGGAGACCCCGGGGAGGTCCCCGTTGAGGGTCCACCACCCTGGGGACGTCCTGATGGGGGTCCACCACCATGGGGAGACCCCGGGGATGTCCTGATGGGGGTCCACCACCCCGGGGACGTCCTGATGGGGGTCCACCACCCTGGGGAGACCCTGGGGACGTCCTGATGGGGTTCCACCACCCTGAGAAGGTCCCGATGGGGGTCCATCACCCCGGGGAGACCCCACTGagaccccccccgcaccccccccccatccccacccccgcCAACCCTCCTGAcgttctcccctctccccacccccagccccccgacGGCCTCTacgcccccccctcctcctcctcctcctccccccctccccccgccgcctcctcctccccccctcccccgcccccccgccgccgcccttccccccgccccctccccgcccccgccgcccccccccctcccccccaccattTCTCCACCATCCGACCGGCTTCCTCGGTGACgcggcagcagcgggagcgggaGGCGGCCCTGCGGGAGCAGCTCAGCGGCTACCAACGGATGAGACGCCAACACCAGAAGCAGCTCCTGGGTTTGGAAAACCGTCTCCGGGCCGAACTGGAAGATCATCGGCTCCGTTTGGAAAGGGAATTGGAAAACCAACGGTTGGCGGCCGCCGCCGAAGCCGAGAAACTGGCCAGGAGGCACCAGGCCATCTTCGAGAAGGAGGTGGGTGGGTGGAATGGGACGGGAAACGCGGGGGTTCGGGTCCCCGATTTGGGGGATGTCGAGGTTTGAGGAACGTCAAGGGTGAGGGGATGGTCGGGAGGCCCCAGGAGGgcctggagatggaggtgggaggGGCTTGAGAGGGTGGGGTTGGGTGGGGCACCCAACGCCCCACCCTGGAGGTCCCCGAGGTGGGAGATGTCGAGGTTTGAGGAACATCAAGAGTGAGGAGATGGTTAGGAGGCACCGAGGGGTCTTGGAGACGGAGGTGGGAGGGGCTTAAGGGGGCGTGGTTGGGTGGGAGGGGCTTGAAAGGGTGGGGTTGGGTGGGGCACCCAACGCCCCACCCTGGAGGTCCCCGAGGTGGGAGATGCTGAGGTTTGAGGAACGTCAAGGGCGAGGAGATGGTCAGGAGGCCCCAGGAGGgcctggggatggaggtgggaggggTTTGAGGGGGTGGGTGGAGCTTAGGAGAGCGTGGTTGGGTGGGAGGGGCTTGGGAGGGTGGGGCTGCGTGGGTGGGGCGTTGGGTGCCCCACCCTGGAGGTTCCCGAGGTGGGAGATGTCGAGGTTTGAGGAACGTCAAGGACGAGGAGATGGTCAGGAGGCCCCAGGAGGgcctggagatggaggtgggaggGGCTTAAGGGGGCGTGGTTGGGTGGGAGGGGCTTGAGAGGGTGGGGCATTGTGTGCCCCACCCTGGAGGTCCCTGAGGTGGGAGATGTCGAGGTTTGAGGAACGTCAAGGGCGAGGAGATGGTTGGGAGGCACCGAGGGGGCTTGGAGAGATGGAGGTGGGAGGGGTTTGAGGGGGTGGGTGGAGCTTAGGAGGGCGTGGCTGGGTGGGAGGGGCTTGGGAgggtggggctgggtgggtgggGCACCCTACGCCCCACCCTGGAGGTCCCCGAGGTGGGGGATGTCGAGGTTTGAGGAACGTCAAGGGCAAGGAAATGGTCGGGAGGCACTGAAGGGTCTTGGAGACAGAGGGGGGAGGGGCTTAAAGGGGGTGGGTGGAGCTTAGGAGGGCGTGGTTGGGTGGGAGGGGCTTGGGAgggtggggctgggtgggtgggGCACCCAACGCCCCACCCTGGAGATCGCCGAGGTGGGAGATGTCGAGGTTTGAGGAACGTCAAGGGCGAGGAGATGGTCAGGAGGCCCCGAGGGGTCTTGGAGGTGGGAGGGGCTTAAAGGGGGCGGGGTCAGCGGTGGGGGCGGGGCCTAGGGGAGAAGGGGCGGGGCTAAAGGCAGGGTAGGGTTTCTCTAAGGGATATatagggcagggctgggactaAGGGGGTGTGGCCTGAGCtgaagggggcggggccacgtggCCCCATGCATCCCAAGGGGGTTTCGAGCAAGGGGCGGAGCCTCGCCATGGGGGCGTGGCCTGAGGCGCGAGGGGGCGGGGCTAAAGCCTTGGGCGAGCGCTTGCCTATAGGCTGTAGGTTGGGGGGGGCGTAGGGGGCGGAGTCAGGCTGGGGGGCGTGGCCTGAGCCCtaaagggggcggggccaggtggCCTGGGGCTTCCTTATGGGGATTCGAGCAGGGGGCGGGGTCTAAGGAGCGAGGGGGCGGGGCTAAAGGTTGGGCTAGTGCTTGCCTATAGGGTAGAAGCCAGAGGCGGGGTCACCCTCGTGGGGGCGTGGCCTGAGGCCAAAGGGGGCGTGGCTATGCAGCCCAGTGCATCCCTATGGGGTATAGAGCAGGGGGcggagccaggctgggggggcgGGGTCTAAGGCAGAAGGGGGTGGGGCTAAAGGCTGGGCTAGTGCTTCTCTATAGGGTAGAACCCAAGGGGGGTGGGGCTACGTGGCCCCATGCATCCCTATGGGGTATAGAgcagggggcggggcttgggggcgGAGCCAGGCTGTGGGGGGCGTGGTCTAAGGCAGAAGGGGGCGGGGCTAAAGGCGGGGCTAGTGCTTCCCTATAGGGTAGAGCCcaagggggggcgtggcctgaaCCCCAAGGGGGGCGTGGCTACATGGCCCAGTGCATCCCTATGGGGTATAGAgcagggggcggggcttgggggcgGAGCCAGGCCGTGGGGGGCGTGGTCTAAGGCagaagggggcggggccacgcTGCCTAGTGTTTCCCCTATGGGACatggacccgggggggggggttagggCTGGGTGGGCGGGGCGGCCACGCCCCCTCCTGCTGACCCCGCCCCCTCCTGCTGACCCCGCCCCCTCCTGCTGACCCCGCCCCCTCCTGCTGACCCCGCCCCCTCCTGCTGACCCCGCCCCCTCCTGCTGACCCCGCCCCCTCCTGCTGACCCCGCCCCCTCCTGCTGACCCCGCCCCCTCCTGCTGACCCCGCCCCCTCCTGCTGACCCCGCCCCCTCCTGCTGACCCCGCCCCCCGCAGGCGAAGGTGGCgctgggggaggagaagaagTTCCAGCAGCACATCCTGGGCCAGCAGAAGAAGGAACTGGGCAACCTGCTGGAGGCCCAGCGGCGCCAGTACAAACTGCGCAAGGAGCAGCTCAAGGAGGTGGGgcaaccccccaacccccccccgagGGCCtctggggggctgggacccccaatttccaaccccccccccccccccccctcgccgtggggcaggagctgctggagaaccCCAAGTTCTTGCCCCAAACCCCCATAAAGGTCCCCCAAACCCCTTCAggagcccccaaaccccctcaggGGTCCCCCAAAGCCCCTCAGGGATCCACCCCCGACCGTGCCCCCCCCCTCgccatggggcaggagctgcaggagaccccccaaGTCCGTCCCTCAAACCCTctcagggaccccccccgacCGTGTCCCCCCGCcttgccgtggggcaggagctgcaggagaaccccaagtccttcccccaaaccccctcagggaccccctaaactcccccaggagcccccaaaccccctcagggaccccccccgacCGTGCCCTCCCctcgccgtggggcaggagctgcaggagaaccccaagtccttcccccAGAGCCCCTCAGGGGTCACCCAAagcccctcagggaccccccccgacCGTGCCCCCCCTcaccgtggggcaggagctgccagaaaacccccaagtccttcccccaaaccccctcaggggtcccccaaaccccctcagggacccccccgaCCGTTGCCCCCCCTcaccgtggggcaggagctgcaggagaaccccaagtccttcccccTAACCCCCTTCAGGGACCCCCTAAACTCCCCAggagcccccaaaccccctcagggaccccccccccgaccgTGCCCTCCCctcgccgtggggcaggagctgcaggagaaccccaagtccttcccccAGAGCCCCTCAGGGGTCACCCAAagcccctcagggacccccccgaCCGTACCCCCCctcgccgtggggcaggagctgcaggagaaccccaagtccttcccccAAACCCTCAAACTCCTTCAGGAGCTGTCagagacccccaaaaccccctcagggaccccctaaactcccccaggagcccccaaaccccctcagggaccccccccctgACCGTACCCCCCCCctcgccgtggggcaggagctgcaggagaaccCCAGCACGCCCAAGCGGGAGCGGCAGGAGTGGCTGCTGCGGCAGAAGGAGacgctgcagcagctgcaggcggAGGAAGAGGCCGCCCTGCTCTGCCGCCAGCGCCAGTACTTCGACCTCCAGTGCCGCCAGTACAAGCGCAAGATGCTGCTGGCCCGCCACAACCTCGACCAGGACCTGCTgcgggaggtgaggggggggccctgggggtgtggggcgggcgtttgggggtccctgggggggctctaaggggtccctggggggagttctgggggtgtggggcaggatctggggggttTAAGGGGGCTTAagagcatccctgggggtatggggcagggggtctggggggtttgggggtccctgggggggctctAAGGGGTTGctggggggagttttgggggtgtggggcaggatctggggggtttgggggtccctagCGGGGGCTctaaggggtccctggggg from the Larus michahellis unplaced genomic scaffold, bLarMic1.1 SCAFFOLD_561, whole genome shotgun sequence genome contains:
- the LOC141737240 gene encoding serine/threonine-protein kinase TAO2-like; amino-acid sequence: MPSNARAGSLKDPEVAELFFKEDPEKLFGDLREIGHGSFGAVYFARDVRTNEVVAIKKMSYSGKQSNEKWQDIVKEVKFLQKLRHPNTIEYKGCYLREHTAWLAMEYCLGSASDLLEVHKKPLQEVEIAAITHGALQGLAYLHAHNMIHRDVKAGNILLTEPGQVKLGDFGSASIVAPANSFVGTPYWMAPEVILAMDEGQYDGKADVWSLGITCIELAERKPPLFNMNAMSALYHIAQNQAPVLQAGHWSEYFRNFVDSCLQKIPPDRPTSDVLLKHRFLLRERPQRVLLDLIQRTKDAVRDLDNLQYRKMKKILFQENSDGPEPGEEEEEAEPFLQRAGTVGSMESGHSVPSMSISASSQSSSVNSLADPSEEEEEEEEGGEEEEEQEEEEEHQEEEEEEGLELAMMQEGEHTVTSNSSVIQRLPPPDGLYAPPSSSSSSPPPPAASSSPPPPPPRRRPSPRPLPAPAAPPPPPHHFSTIRPASSVTRQQREREAALREQLSGYQRMRRQHQKQLLGLENRLRAELEDHRLRLERELENQRLAAAAEAEKLARRHQAIFEKEAKVALGEEKKFQQHILGQQKKELGNLLEAQRRQYKLRKEQLKEELQENPSTPKRERQEWLLRQKETLQQLQAEEEAALLCRQRQYFDLQCRQYKRKMLLARHNLDQDLLRE